The window CAGTGACACGGACCATCAAGTATGTGTATGAGGATGGCTCAGAAGCACAGCCAGATGTAGTCGAAACTCTGACCTACAAGCGTACTGCGACTGTTAACCTAGTGACTAAAGAAGTGACTTATGGCAAGTGGACTTCAACCGATGATGACTTCGATAAGGTAGACACACCAGCAATCGCAGGCTACACCCCAGACAAGGCAAGTGTGGCAGCTGTTCAAGATGTTCCGGCGACCGCTACAGACACAGAAGTTACTGTAACCTATGTCAAGGATGTTCAGAAAGCGACCATCACCTATCAAGATGAGAATGGTCAACAGTTGGGTAGCGTTGATGAAGTGACCGGTAAGTCAGGTGAGCCAATTAACTACACCACCACAGATCGTATTACCGAATTGACCAACCAAGGTTATGAGGTCGTGACAGATGGCTTCACTAAGGAAGGTGGACAAGTATTTGACACAGATAAGGATACCCCTCAGACCTTCACTGTCGTTGTGAAAGCTAAGGTTGTTCCTGTTGATCCGTCAAATCCACCAACCCCAGGCACGCCAGTGGATCCGACTAATCCAAATGGACCGAAATGGCCAGATGGCTTGAAGGAAAGTGACCTCAATCAAACCGTCACACGGACCATCAAGTACCAATACGAAGATGGCTCAGAAGCTCAGCCAGATGTCGTTGAAACTCTGACCTACAAGCGTACTGCGACTGTTAACCTAGTGACTAAAGAAGTGACTTATGGCAAGTGGACTTCAACCGATGATGACTTCGACAAGGTAGATACGCCAGCTATTGCAGGTTACACCCCAGACAAGGCAAGTGTGTCAGCTGTTCAAGATGTTCCGGCGACCGCTACAGACACAGAAGTTACTGTAACCTATGTCAAGGATGTTCAGAAAGCGACCATCACTTACCAAGATGAGAATGGTCAACAGTTGGGTGGCGTTGATGAAGTGACCGGTAAGTCAGGTGAGCCAATTAACTACACCACAACAGATCGTATTACCGAATTGACCAACCAAGGTTATGAAGTCGTGACAGATGGCTTCACCAAGGAAGGTGGACAAGTATTTGACACAGATAAGGATACCCCTCAGACCTTCACTGTCGTTGTGAAAGCTAAGGTTGTTCCTGTTGATCCGTCAAATCCATCAACACCAGGCACGCCAGTGGATCCGAATAATCCAAATGGACCGAAATGGCCAGATGGCTTGAAGGAAAGTGACCTCAATCAAACCGTCACACGAGTTATCAAGTACAAATACGAAGATGGCTCTGAAGCACAGCCAGATGTAGTCGAAACTCTGACCTACAAGCGTACTGCGACCGTTAACCTGGTAACTAAAGAAGTGACTTATGGCAAGTGGACTTCAACCGATGATGACTTCGATAAGGTAGATACGCCAGCTATTGCAGGTTACACCCCAGACAAGGCAAGTGTGGCAGCTGTTCAAGATGTTCCGGCGACCGCTACAGACACAGAAGTTACAGTGACTTATGTCAAGGATGTTCAGAAAGCGACCATCACTTACCAAGATGAGAATGGTCAACAGTTGGGTGGCGTTGATGAAGTGACCGGTAAGTCAGGTGAGCCAATTAACTACACCACCACAGCTCGTATTACCGAATTGACCAACCAAGGTTATGAAGTCGTGACAGATGGCTTCACCAAGGAAGGTGGACAAGTATTTGACACAGATAAGGATACCCCTCAGACCTTCACTGTCGTTGTGAAAGCTAAGGTTGTTCCTGTCGATCCATCAAATCCACCAACACCAGGCACGCCAGTGGATCCGAATAATCCAAACGGACCGAAATGGCCAGATGGCTTGAAGGAAAGTGACCTCAATCAAACAGTGACAAGGACCATCAAGTACCAATACGAAGATGGCTCAGAAGCACAGCCAGATGTAGTCGAAACTCTGACCTACAAGCGTACAGCGACCGTTAACCTGGTAACTAAAGAAGTGACTTATGGCGACTGGACCTCAGCTGATGATGACTTCGACAAAGTAGACACCCCAGCTATTGCAGGTTACACCCCAGACAAGGCAAGTGTGGCAGCTGTTCAAGATGTTCCGGCGACTGCTACAGACACAGAAGTTACCGTAACCTATGTCAAGGATATTCAGAAAGCGACCATCACCTATCAAGATGAGAATGGTCAACAGTTGGGTGGCATTGATGAAGTGACCGGTAAGTCAGGTGAGCCAATTAACTACACCACCACAGCTCGTATTACCGAATTGACCAACCAAGGTTATGAAGTCGTGACAGATGGCTTCACTAAGGAAGGTGGACAAGTATTTGACACAGATAAGGATACCCCTCAGACCTTCACTGTCGTTGTGAAAGCTAAGGTTGTTCCTGTCGATCCGTCAAATCCACCAACACCAGGCACGCCAGTGGATCCGAATAATCCAAACGGACCGAAATGGCCAGATGGCTTGAAGGAAAGTGACCTCAATCAAACAGTGACACGGACCATCAAGTATGTGTATGAGGATGGAAGCCCAGTCTTGAATTCAGATGGTAATCCGCTAATCGTTACGCAGACAGCAAGCTTTAAACGAAGTGCTACTGTTAATCTTGTAACTGGCCAAGTAACTTATGGTGCTTGGTCTGAGGCTCAGACTGTGCCAGCTGTTCCATCTCCAATCATCTTGGGATACTATACAGAAACAGCAAGTGTAGCCGCTCACACAGTTACTGCGACAGATGAGGATCAGTCGATTACTGTAGTTTATAAGAAACTAGGTGCATGGGTGCCAAATATCCCAGGTCAGCCACTGACCCCAATTCCGTATCCAAACCACCCAACGGATCCAAGTAAACCAGGTACCGACCTACCAGTTCTACCGCATGTTCCAGGTCATGTTCCAGTTGGACCAGACGGTGTCACTCCATTGACCCCAGTCGATCCAAATGATCCAAGCAAGGGTTACAACATGCCACCTATCCCATCTGATCCAACAAATGATGTGCCGATTACTTATGTGGCAGAAGAACCTAAAGTGGCAACAGTCATTGTTCGCTACATGGATGAAGAAGGAAATGATTTGGTACCACCAGTCGTGAGCAGTGGTAAGGTTGGTGAACCGTACACTAGTGAAGCTAAGGTTATTCCAGGCTACCTTCTGAAAGACTATCCAAGTAACCAATCAGGTACTATCCCAGAAGGTGGTACACTTGTAAGCTACATCTACGTTCCAATCGGTGCATGGGTGCCAAACATCCCAGGTCAGCCACTGACCCCAATTCCGTATCCAAACCACCCAACGGATCCAAGTAAACCAGGTACCGACCTACCAGTTCTACCGCATATTCCAGGCTATGTTCCAGTTGGACCAGACGGTGTTACTCCGTTGACCCCAGTCGATCCAAATGATCCAAGCAAGGGTTACAACATGCCACCTATCCCATCTGATCCAACAAATGATGTGCCGATTACTTATGTGGCAGAAGAACCGAAAGTGGCAACAGTCATTGTTCGCTACATAGATGAAGAAGGAAATAATCTGGTACCACCAGTCGTGAGCAGTGGTAAGGTTGGAGAACCGTACACTAGTGAAGCTAAGGTTATTCCAGGCTACCTTCTGAAAGACTATCCAAGTAACCAAACAGGTACTATCCCAGAAGGTGGTACACTTGTAAGCTACATCTACGTTCCAATCGGTGCATGGGTACCAAACATCCCAGGTCAGCCACTGACCCCAATTCCGTATCCAAACCACCCAACGGATCCAAGTAAACCAGGTACCGACCTACCAGTTCTACCGCATATTCCAGGCTATGTTCCAGTTGGACCAGACGGTGTCACTCCGTTGACCCCAGTTGATCCGAGTGATCCAAGCAAGGGTTACAACATGCCACCTATCCCATCTGATCCAACAAATGATGTGCCGATTACTTATGTAGCAGAAAAACCGGTAGTACCAGAACAAACTCAACCAACTCCACCAGTTCTTCCAACTCAACCGGCGGAACCAGTGAAGCCTGTGGCTCCAGTTTCCCCTACTGTACCAGCTTCATCAGGACTGTCCGGTAAACCGATAGCAGAAAAAACAAGCCAAAGCACTTTGCCGAATACAGGTGATAGTCATTCAGACACTGTCCTGATGGCAGGAATTAGCTTGTTACTAGCTACACTCGGTATGGTTGTGAAAGTTCGGAGAGAAGAGTAGTTCTCAGTGTACCTGAACAAGAGAGGATTTTCCTCTCTTGTTTTTTTTTGCACCGGAATTCCGCTTAGAAGACCATCAAATGTCCCGAAATTCCTATCAAATCCTTTAACAATTGCTGTTTTTCTGCTATACTAAAGACAGTGAAATAGGGAGGGTTGATCATGGGTATTTTGGCAATGGATAAAGACTTTGTATTCTAAAAAACAATACAAAGGAGAAAAATATGATTACTTACAAACAAAATCCTCAACTCAATTTTCAAGCTGTCCTGGACCTCTATGCCTCTGTGGGTTGGACAAACTACACTGCTTGTCCAGATATGTTGCAAAATGCCCTAGAAAATACTCTATTGGTTTTGGCTGCCTTTGATAGAGAGCAACTTGTAGGTATGTTACGAGCAGTAGGTGATGGCTATTCCATTGTTTTCATTCAGGATATTTTAGTCCTGCCCGCTTATCAGCGACAAGGGATTGGACGCCAACTCATGGAACAAGCTATTGCACACTTTCCAGGTATTTATCAGCTTCATCTTTTGACGGATAATGCTGAGAAAACAAGGTCATTCTATGAAGCACTCGGTTTTACGGCTGTTGATAGTTTAGGCTGTGTTGCTTATACTTATTTAAAATAAGAAACAAACAAGAGAAGCAGAGGCTGGTTGACCAGCCTCTTGCTGTGAGCAGGTGATTTGAAATTCAAATCAAAAAGAGTAGAATAGAACTACCGATAATTAGTGATAACAAGGAGAAATATTATGGCAACTCTACTGATTGTAAAAGCCCATCCCCTCGATGCACAGAAATCCTATGCCTTGCGGGCCTTGGAGGAATTTCAAGCACGATACGCTAGTTTGCATTCAGAAGATAAGATAGAAGTAGTTGATGTCTTTGAAGACCAAATTCCAGCCTTGGACAAGCCCCTATTTGAAGCAATGGGAGCAGCTAAAAAAGGCGAGAGCATCAGTCCTGAGCAAGCAAAACAATTGGACCGTTACAATGCCTTGACCCAGCAATTTCTTATGGCGGATAAGATTGTTGTCGTTAATCCTCTATGGAACCTCAATGTACCGAGTCAGCTGGTGTCCTGGGTCAATACCATCAATGTAGCAGGTCTGACCTTCAAGTATGGACCAGAAGGCTCTATCGGTTTGGTCAAGGACAAAAAGCTCCTGCACATTCAGTCCAATGGTGGTGTTTATGCAGGTCAAGATCCAGCTGCTCAGTACATCAAGTCTATCTTTGAATTTTTAGGCTTTGAAGACATTCATCAGGTCTTTATCGAAGGGCAATCTGCCAATCCAAGTCAGGCTCAGGCTATTTTTGAAGAGGCGATGGCTAAAATTGATCGGATTTTAGAAAGATTTTAAGCTAAAACCTCGACCTATTTGGGTCGAGGTTTTTTAGTCATCACTGCAATATAATCTAATTTACCCTGCCGACTGCGTTTCTTAAAGAGAGCCTCGGCAGACATAGCTTCCTGCTTGCTGTCAAAGGCTTCCTGATAGACCAAGCTGACAGGCAAGCGTGCGCGGGTGTACTTGGCCCCTTTCCCACGATTATGGGTAGCAAGCCGCTTCTCCACATCAGTCGTATAGCCAGTATAAAGACTTCCGTCGGCACATTCCAAAACATACAAGTAGGCCTTATTTTCCATAATAAATCTCACGAATAGCCGGAGTATAGTTGCCATTTTCCTCATGGACAACCAGAGGTGGCAGGATGTGCAGCCCGTCCATCGAGCCGTCCTTTATCGCCTCAATCAGCAACATATTGGCCTCCTTGCTGGCCTTGGGATAGACAAACTGGATGCGTTTGGGAGCTAGCTTGTAGGTTTTCAGCCTGTCCAAAATATCTAAAAATCGGTCGGGTCTGTGAACCATGGCCAAGCGACCATTGGATTTGAGCACCTGTTGGGAAGAGCTGGTCAATCCGCTCCCCGTCTAATAACTCAATTTTTTGCATAGGTATATTAGACTATGATTTGGTGAAAAAGTTTGTTGATAAAATAGGATGAACCTTGAGTAGTAAGTTAAATAGGAATAGCGAGGTCAACGAGTACCCCATTTTCACAATTTCTTAAGTTTACTTGTCCCCCATGAATCTTCGCTACCCGTTTAACAAATGCTAATCCAATTCCGAAATGATTTCCTTGCTCTGAATCTATTGCCTGTTTGTCTTGATAGAATAGTAACCCGTATTTCTCGAGAAAATTCTCCGAGAATGAAGAATCGCTATTCCATATGGAAATGTAAAATTTATTATCTATTAACTTGTAGTCTACTCTTATTGCTGGATAATTGCTTTTGGAATGGTCGATCGCATTATTGGTAATATTTAGAATGGCTCGTAGGAATAGGTTGAGATTAAGCGTTAAATATAATGAGGTTTCTAGGTTGTTCGAAAATTGAATAGTAGCCTTTTTATCCGTTATCAGCTTAATTTCTTGTTCAAATAATTCAAGTAAGTAATCCGTAGACAACCTTTCCCAATTGGAAGTATCATTATAGAATGTTTTAGAGTAATTGATGAGTTGGTTAAAGTATCTATTCAGTTGTTGGCTAGCAAGTTCGATGTCTCCTAAACATTGCCCGATATTTCCAGGAATATCCATAGATTGTAAAAATTGAGCATTTCCTTGAATAACTGTTAATGGTGTTTTCAGATCATGTGCTGCAGCCGAAACTTGAAACATCAGCTCCTTTTTTTGTTGTTTTTCAGATTGAATCATTTTTCTAATCGTTGACTGCATTTCCTGAATTTTTTGTCTCGTTTCAATCAATTCCATTAAGGTCAACTCAGCTGAGTCCTGTTCATTTGTATCAACCAGTAAACTTTGATTATAAACAATGTTTGTTTCTTGCTTTATCTTTTCTAAAAGTTCGCTAATATTTTTAGCAATAATAGAAAACAAAATGAGACTAATATAAATCCAAGAAATCGTACTAAAATAGATGGTAAATGCACCTGCATTTTTTTCAGTAATATTAGTAAATGCAGTAAACAACATTGGTAGCAAATAAAATAGAAAAAGACTAATAAGGAATTGTCTTAAAATCTTAAAATATGTCTGTTTAATCAGTTGGTTAAAAGTCAGAGCGTTATCCACTGATAACCACCTCCCCAGATTGTTTTAATTGGATTCATTTCATAAGGTTTTAATTTTTGCCTAATTTGGTAGACATACTCTGTAATTGATCTCCCTTGTGTTTCAGAATCATGAGGGTAAAGATAATCAAAAAGTTCGTCGTTTGAAAATGTTTTATTTGGATTGCTGGAGAGTAACAAAATTAATTGGAACTCCCTTTTTGTAGTGGGAATATGTATATCTGCAATTCTAAGCTCTTCTTTAATTTTATCTATTGTGAGAGGTCCAAATTGCAGAATCTCACTAGGATGGTTATTACGTACTTCTCTCCTGATATGCATCTGTACTCTTGCTACTAGTTCAGGTATGCTGAATGGCTTTGTGATATAGTCATCTGCACCGGACTGTATGCCATATACAATATCCTCTTCTAAATTTTTGGCTGTTAGAAATATGATTGGGACAGGAATAAATTCTCGGATATACTTACAGATTTCAATTCCACTGTGGGGCATCATGATGTCTAAAATAATTAAGTCATAGCCGATAAAATGACATATATCAATTTCTGGAATAGTTGTTCGTGTCTCAACGACGAAATGTTTACTTTCTAGCACATTTTTAACCAATCTTAAAATAGCTATATCATCATCTATGACCAGGACTTTATATTTCATGAACGACTCTCCTTTGAAAATGTAGTACAAGTATATTGTATCATATTTACTTGAATGTTCTGGTATGAAAAGTCAACGAATTAGCAATTCCATTGGTTTAGTGTACGACTGTAATGGATAAAAATATTTACAAATAATCTGAAATTCTGATAATTTTCTGATAGTTGTTTTGTAGAATATGAATTGTAGATGACGAGCTTCATCTCTAATGACATATATTTGTAAAAGGTGGAAAAGATAAATGATACAAATTGAGAAAATTAGCAAAGGTTTTGGTGGGAAAACGGTTCTTTCAGAAATCTCGTTTACGGCTAAAAAAGGAGAAGTAACGGCACTAATTGGACCAAATGGGTCTGGTAAATCAACTCTAATAAAAATATTACTTGGTCTGATTTCTCCAGATGAAGGCAAAGCGACTTTTGATGGAAAAAATTATCGAGAATTGGGGAAATATCCCTTCAGATATGTAGGAGCATTTCTAGATAGTTTTCAACCCAATCCAACAAGGACGGCCTATCATCACTTGAGGTGGATTGCTTTAACTAGTGGTATAGACAAGCAGAGATGTTTAGAATGTTTAAAAATAGTTGGTCTTCAGGATGTTGGCAATAAAAAGATAAAAGACTACTCTCTTGGAATGAAACAAAGATTGGGACTGGCTACGGCTATTTTAGCGAATCCTAAAATACTTATTTTGGATGAACCGATTAATGGACTTGATCCAGATGGAATTAGATGGGTTAGAGAGTTTCTGAGAGAATTTGTAAAGGATGACAAAATTGTACTTATCACAAGTCATTATATGAATGAGTTAGAACTTACGGTTGATAAAATTGTTGGCTTATCTAATGGTAAGGTAGTTATTGATGGCAGCAGTAAAGATGTTCTTGAAGAATATGGCTCTTTTGAGGAAGCATATTTTAGATCTGTTACAAACGAAAAGGGGTAATATTTTATGAAAAATACGCGTAGTGAATTACACAAAATACTATCATTGCCTCTTTTTTGGTTGGGTGTAGCGATTGTGATTGGAATCAGTATATTCTTTACCTTTCAAAATATTCAAGTAATTAATGCCATAGCAAATGGTGATACAGAGATTCTTTTACTTGAAGATACGACTAGTCAATTAACGGAGTTTCAAACGGTAAGAGATGCGATATTATCTTCACCGTATCAATCTAGTATTCTATTTCTTCCAATCTTATTTGCACTGATTCTATCAACGGAGTACAAATTTGGCCAGGAATCATTAACTAAATTATTGACACCAAAATGGCAGACGGTTTTAACAGGTCAGATTTGTTCTGCAATGATTGTAGCCAGTTCCTTGACTCTTGTTTTATCTCTAATAAATAGTGCAATGCTCTATGTGATGTTAGATGAAACATTACAAGATTATCTCAACATAAGTCTTATTTTAGAAGTAACATTAAGAATCATTATCTTTTCCATAACTTTGACATTGCTTTCAATGTTTTTGGTAAAAATAACAAGAAAGCCGATTCCATCTGTTGTTGTTATAGTAAGTCTTCTTGTTATAACCTTATCCGGAATATTGAGAGTCGTTTCTCCGACACTTGAAAATGTATTACCCTTAATAGGTGCAAAGTCATTTGCATTTGGAAGAGTAGAAAATAACAATCCTTCGGAAATGTATGGTTTGTTTTTATTATTGAGTCAAGCGTCAATAGTAACTATCATGATGTATATTAAAGATTGGTATAAAAATCAGAAGGACAAGAAATATGGATGAAACAGTATATGGTCTTATTTATAAAAAATATAGTTTGAGTGCAGTGAAAATACAAGTTTTAAGTCAATTATTACTTATTCTATTTACCTGTATTCTTAGTTTGATAACATTTAAAATTAATGATAATGACATTGTATTATCAATTAATCAAATCCTTGTAATTACATCTTACTTATTTATGATAGGCGGGCTGGTAAATGGCTCTATGGAAGTTGAGAATCCAGAATCTAAAATAGTATATTTATTAATTGGAAACAAAAATAGCAGTACACAAAAAATCATTTTGGTTGAATTGATAGACTGTGTATTACAAGCTATTCTATCATTTTTATTAATCGTAAGTTACTTCATTTTTAAAGGAACTATTAAAGAAGTTAGCGTAATACAGTTTATCTCTTATCTATTAAGTAGCGTTTTGTGTTTCTTCATTGCATATTATTTAACTTTATTTTTTAAGAGTTCGATGACAGCGTTAGCTACTTTGTTGCTATTTCCAATATTGGTTATACCCTATATTGAACGTGTATTTCCTGGAGTATTACCATACATTTATTATGAAACTATTTCTGAAAGTTTCAAAATATCAGCAATGTCTTCTAGTCATACCATATTATTATTATGGAATTTGATTCTATTCCTATTAATCTATTTGAAAGTCAAAAAGAGGTTGAAAAATGAATAGTCAAAAAGATTCAGAAGTCACTTTCAGAGAATTTTTAACATTACTAAAACCGTATAAAATTGCTATAAGTATTGCTTTGGTTATTGCACTGATTTCGTCGACATTATCAATTTTTCAACCAATACTTCTTTCAAAAATTATCGACAATATTAACGATAATATTTTGGGGGAAACTGTAGTATTTTTCTCCATAATAGTATTGTTATCTGCATTCCTTAACTCAATTAAGCAGTATATATTGGAGAGTATTAGTGAAAGTTTAGTGAGTAGTTTACGAATTCAAATTGTAAATCGATCAATAAAATATAAGATTGAAGTATTTGATACTAAAAAGATTGGGGATTTAGCATCAATCTTGAGTGCAGATACAGCCCAGTTAAGGGGGATTTTGAGTCAAGGAATAGTAGAATTGGTATCGCAAACATTTACAATGATATTTGCATTAATTATGATGTTTTATCTTGATGTTCAATTATTTGGTATATCTTTGTTAGCCGTTCTCTCCCTTTTAATGTGTGGCTTATTGCTTGGAAAAAAAACGAGACCGATTGCGAAGGATTTACAAGAAGTGGTTGGAGAGTTATCCTCTGAGTTGGAACGAAGTTTGCGGGGGATTAGGACTATTCGAGCATTTTTATCAGAAGATATTTTTGTTGAAAGAATGAGTGGTGTTGTAACTAATGCGACAAAAATTGGTAAAAAAGTAGCTATTTTTAAATCAATTATAAGTGGTTTTTCCAATATAGCACTTCAAATAATGCTTATAACGATTATTGGAATTGGTTCAATTAGAGTGGCTACAGGGCTTATATCTATTGGAAATTTAAGTGCCTTTATAATGTATGTGATGCTAGTACTGACTCCAGCTGCAATGTTAGGAGGAGTATTATCATCAATGAATGAGGGATTGGGAGCTTATTCGAGAATTAAACTTGCATTGGAACTTCCGATAGAAGAAGATGTAAATTCTTTAGATGTTCTTGATAAAAGAGGAAATCAGGCTTTGCAAATTAAAAATTTAACCTTTAAATATAAAGACAATTCTGATAAAAATATTCTAAACAAGATTGATATTTCAGTTAATAGTCCGGGAGTGACAGCATTAGTTGGACCGTCTGGTTCAGGAAAAACAACTATATTTGAACTTATTGAAAGATTTTATGATTCAGATAATGGGTCAATAGAATTATACGGAAATAATATTTATGATTTGCCAATTAAAGTTCTTCGTTCAAAGATAACCTTTGTGGAACAAAATGCTTCAATCTTTTCTGGAACAGTACTTGAGAATCTACAAATTGCTAATCAAAATGCTTCAAGATTTGACTGCTTGTATGCACTTAATTTGGTTAATCTTTTTCAGGATATTCCTACTGAAGAAATACTAGATAGAGTAATAGGGGAGTCTGGAATCACTTTGAGT is drawn from Streptococcus sp. 29892 and contains these coding sequences:
- a CDS encoding GNAT family N-acetyltransferase, whose amino-acid sequence is MITYKQNPQLNFQAVLDLYASVGWTNYTACPDMLQNALENTLLVLAAFDREQLVGMLRAVGDGYSIVFIQDILVLPAYQRQGIGRQLMEQAIAHFPGIYQLHLLTDNAEKTRSFYEALGFTAVDSLGCVAYTYLK
- a CDS encoding FMN-dependent NADH-azoreductase, with protein sequence MATLLIVKAHPLDAQKSYALRALEEFQARYASLHSEDKIEVVDVFEDQIPALDKPLFEAMGAAKKGESISPEQAKQLDRYNALTQQFLMADKIVVVNPLWNLNVPSQLVSWVNTINVAGLTFKYGPEGSIGLVKDKKLLHIQSNGGVYAGQDPAAQYIKSIFEFLGFEDIHQVFIEGQSANPSQAQAIFEEAMAKIDRILERF
- a CDS encoding GIY-YIG nuclease family protein; amino-acid sequence: MENKAYLYVLECADGSLYTGYTTDVEKRLATHNRGKGAKYTRARLPVSLVYQEAFDSKQEAMSAEALFKKRSRQGKLDYIAVMTKKPRPK
- a CDS encoding sensor histidine kinase; this encodes MDNALTFNQLIKQTYFKILRQFLISLFLFYLLPMLFTAFTNITEKNAGAFTIYFSTISWIYISLILFSIIAKNISELLEKIKQETNIVYNQSLLVDTNEQDSAELTLMELIETRQKIQEMQSTIRKMIQSEKQQKKELMFQVSAAAHDLKTPLTVIQGNAQFLQSMDIPGNIGQCLGDIELASQQLNRYFNQLINYSKTFYNDTSNWERLSTDYLLELFEQEIKLITDKKATIQFSNNLETSLYLTLNLNLFLRAILNITNNAIDHSKSNYPAIRVDYKLIDNKFYISIWNSDSSFSENFLEKYGLLFYQDKQAIDSEQGNHFGIGLAFVKRVAKIHGGQVNLRNCENGVLVDLAIPI
- a CDS encoding response regulator transcription factor, with translation MKYKVLVIDDDIAILRLVKNVLESKHFVVETRTTIPEIDICHFIGYDLIILDIMMPHSGIEICKYIREFIPVPIIFLTAKNLEEDIVYGIQSGADDYITKPFSIPELVARVQMHIRREVRNNHPSEILQFGPLTIDKIKEELRIADIHIPTTKREFQLILLLSSNPNKTFSNDELFDYLYPHDSETQGRSITEYVYQIRQKLKPYEMNPIKTIWGGGYQWITL
- a CDS encoding ABC transporter ATP-binding protein, with the translated sequence MIQIEKISKGFGGKTVLSEISFTAKKGEVTALIGPNGSGKSTLIKILLGLISPDEGKATFDGKNYRELGKYPFRYVGAFLDSFQPNPTRTAYHHLRWIALTSGIDKQRCLECLKIVGLQDVGNKKIKDYSLGMKQRLGLATAILANPKILILDEPINGLDPDGIRWVREFLREFVKDDKIVLITSHYMNELELTVDKIVGLSNGKVVIDGSSKDVLEEYGSFEEAYFRSVTNEKG
- a CDS encoding ABC transporter ATP-binding protein; this translates as MNSQKDSEVTFREFLTLLKPYKIAISIALVIALISSTLSIFQPILLSKIIDNINDNILGETVVFFSIIVLLSAFLNSIKQYILESISESLVSSLRIQIVNRSIKYKIEVFDTKKIGDLASILSADTAQLRGILSQGIVELVSQTFTMIFALIMMFYLDVQLFGISLLAVLSLLMCGLLLGKKTRPIAKDLQEVVGELSSELERSLRGIRTIRAFLSEDIFVERMSGVVTNATKIGKKVAIFKSIISGFSNIALQIMLITIIGIGSIRVATGLISIGNLSAFIMYVMLVLTPAAMLGGVLSSMNEGLGAYSRIKLALELPIEEDVNSLDVLDKRGNQALQIKNLTFKYKDNSDKNILNKIDISVNSPGVTALVGPSGSGKTTIFELIERFYDSDNGSIELYGNNIYDLPIKVLRSKITFVEQNASIFSGTVLENLQIANQNASRFDCLYALNLVNLFQDIPTEEILDRVIGESGITLSGGEKQRLSLARALISPNDIILLDETTSNLDSINESKIQQLIKDLSSKKTVLIIAHRLSTIQNADSIYLIREGEVHDFGTHQELLSRNKLYKELVETQFIHKGS